Below is a genomic region from Salmo trutta chromosome 19, fSalTru1.1, whole genome shotgun sequence.
tgcatgtgtgcatgtatgtgtgtgtgtgtgcatgtatgtgcgtgtgtgtgtgtgtgtgtgtgtgtgtgtgtgtgtgagtgtgagtgtgtgtgtgtgtgtgtgtgtgtgtgtgtgtgtgtgtgagtgtgagtgtgagtgcatGCCTGTGCAGCAGTCCCTGTCCCTGTAAACACTCAGAAGGTCAAACAGGCCAACATAGCATAACGTTCTCATAACTCTGCACTGACACTAAGGTAATGTGGCTGGCAGTGCATTAAGATATGAGATGGTGCtatcaccccctctctcttttacaCACACCCTTACTCACTATTttgcctctccccctctcatgtTCCCATACTTTTTGGATTGCATTGTGGAGCGAATCAGGAGTCTGGACCTCCCAGCTCTTGTCAGGAGTGGACCTACAGGATCATACTATTCTACTTCAGCTGCTCGGCACAATTTGACCTTTATTAGTGTCATTATTAACTAACCGGATGGGTACCTGACTAACCTGCAGAGgacttctacttttaaaactGGGACTGGACTTTCAAAAGTAGCCAGCTGCAGGTAACTGCCAGTAAAGCATGTTTCCGCTTCCGTCGCAAGTTAATTGCATTGTGGTCTGTTATTCATAAGGGAGGTTATTTCCTGTGTTCTGAACTATTTATTTATAGTCTTTATAAGGGGGCATGGAGCACTTTTCACTAGTATGTTTTTTGCCTTTCATCTGTCAGTTAAGTACTTCTCTCTGCTTTTGGTCTAATGTTTCTGATAATTGTATGTTCTGAAAATCTGTTAAAACAGGGAAGTTTCTAAGAAGTACTAGAAGTATAGTTTTTCTGTAAATGGTGTGTAGATGCAGTGTGTTGGGACacggacagggagagggagggcaggTAGAGGTTGTTTATGCCAGGGTttctcaaactcggtcctggggattCGTTTTTTTTACCCTGGCATTACACAactaattcaaataaacaaagcttgatgatgagtcggttatttgaatcagctgtgtagtgctagggtaaaaaCCAAAAGGTGCATCCCACGGTGGGcaccaggaccgagtttgggaaaccctggtctaagCTAACGTGACGTGGATAGAGATGGGAGAGGGCTACCGAGAGGTGGTGCCAGACACTTTAACTTCCCCCCAGTTAAAATCATGATCAATCAATGCAATAGGAAGTGGAGTGTATTAAAGTGTCTGCGTCCATCCGTAGAGTCAATTTGCAAATATGAGATTGTGTCTAGTCAGCACATGGCTGCAGGACATTACAGCAACAGAGCTGGCACCAGGCAAGATTACAGCAAACACACATGACTGGTAAATTATTGAATAGGACAGAAATACAAAATAAGTGCAAGATTATCTAGAATTCTGAAAAAATagtttgcagttgtgtgtgtctgtctgtctgtctgtctgtctgtctgtctgtctgtctgtctgtctgtgtctgtctgtctgtctgtctgtctgtctgtctgtctgtgtgtgtgtctgtctgtctgtctgtgtgcctcagtctgtgtgtgtgtgtgtctgtctgtttgtctgtgtgtctgtctgtgtgtctgtctgtctgtctgtctgtgtgtctgtatgtgtgtgtgtgtacatatgtgtgtgtctgtctgtgtatctgtctgtgtgtgtgtctggctgtgtgtgtctgtctgtctgtctgtctgtttgcctcagtctgtgtgtatgtctgtctgtgtgtgtctgtgtgtgtttctgcctgtgtgggtgtgtgtctgtctgtgtgtgtctgtctgtgtctgtgtgtctgtttgtgtgtgtctgtctgtgtgtgtgtctgtctgtgtgtgcctgtatgtgtgtatgtgtgtctgtctgtctgtctgtgtgtgtgtgtgtgtgtctgtctgtgtgtgtctgcctgtgtgtatctgtgtgtctgtttgtgtgtgtctgtctgtgtgtgtgtgtgtgtgtctgtctgtctgtctgtgtatgtctgtgtgtgtgtctgtctgtgtgtctgtctgtgtgtgtgtctgtctgtgtgcgtctctctgtgtgtgtgtctctctgtgtgtgtgtgtgtgtgtgtgtctgtttgtatgtgtctgtctgtgtgtctgtctgtgtgtgtgtgtctgtctttctgtgtgtctctgtctgtctgtctgtgtgtgtgtctgtctctgtgtgtgtgtgtgtctgtctgtctgtgtgtgtcggtctgtgtgtgtgtgtgtgtgtgtgtgtgtgtgtctgtctgtctgtctgtctgtctgtctgtctgtctgtgtgtgtctgtgtgggtgggtgggaggcCCATATGGGAGGTGCTGTGACTAGGTACACTGCTCTTCCACCAGAGAATAATTGCATCAGAGTTGGGAACACTTCCAGAACTGAGAAAAAAAACGAAAGAGAAGGGTGCTGCAGTGGTCCCAGAATTACACTCAtcagatatacacacactcagAAGCACCACCTTCATCACTCACACAATATACATTCAACCCACTAATATTCATAGCATGCATCCACAAGAGACACCCTCATtctaaaacacatacacacacccttgaatgagtaagtgtcctCTGCAGTTACTGCAGCACAGCGTCTGCTCCAGGGGGAGGAGATTTACTGCAGCACaagagcatgcacacacacaccctcatgtATAcaaacacactatcacacacactatTATAAGCACATTCTAGATACCTACTTACACATACTAAGTTTATCACTTTGTCCTTAGGACAGCAATCCAGGCATTCCATCTTGAGGACACACAGGCAAACGTACACCGCTGCACACATGTGAACACACATAGACTCAAGCATAAGTACCACTAAAGTGACTAGCTAAGTACCTGCAGCGTTAACATTAAAGTAAGGAACAACCATTAACAGACTGGGACAAGGCTAAACAAAACTCTCGCAAAGTGAATGCATGAGCTAAATATTTGCAACATATAGCTGattccctcctttctcctcctttccctctctttctgtctcctgctctctcttcctctctgttcccTTTATTCAAGGTCAAGGTCACTGACTAAAATAAATATTCAAATCATTTTGTCTCATGTACTTTTACTCTATAAATGATCTAGttctcaaacacaaacacaatgacCTAACCACAAACTGTAACTCACAATATCAGGGAAGACATATTTCACAGTAAATCCAACAAATGATACTGTATCTTTAAAATCTATATCCAGTCGAGACGCATAAAATATCTCCATGTCTTTCTGTAtgatgtgtataatgtgtatataattgtgtataatgtgtataatTATGTAATATGTGTTTAATGTGTATAATTATGTAATGTGTTTATGGTGTATAATTGTGTATAATGTGCATACTCTTTCtgggtgtgtactgtatgtaaaggTGAATCCCGGTATTTGAGTTGTGTGAATAGTCTTCTGTTCCTCCCCCAGTGTATCTGTCTGAACAATCTATCATCCTTAGTTAGATGATCACAGAGGCAGCTTTTATTTCAGCCCAACAAAGCCCTGTAAAATACACATCCAGTGGCAGGTCCTCACATGTCACTGGGCTAGTCCAACACACTCTAAACTAGGGttttccaaactcggtcctgggctcCCCTCAgagctacacagctgattccaataaccaactcatcatcaagctttgactatttgaatcagctgtgtagtgctagggcaaaaaccaaaacatgcacccaggaGGAGCtctaggaccgagtttgggaaactctgCTTTAAAACACACAACACCTGCCTGCTCACACAGGCACTACCCAGCCTGGCCCCGGACGTGTTGGTGTGGCTATCTCTACAGCAGGAAGGCTACACACTTGAAAGCGTATATATTAATGTGCACAGTAAACAGTAAAGATTATATTTCTGGTGAAGTGTTTTAAATGGAACGCAACATGGAACAATGTGGCACCCTCTTTCACAAAACTGGTCCAATGATAGGACCCTGCCATTGTGACAGGCAGCCAATGATAGGACCCTGCCATTGTGATAGGCAGCCAATGATAGGACCCTGCCATTGGGATAGGCAGCCAATGACAGGCAGCCACCTCTCTGCTTCGTCTCTTTCATGCCTCCATTTCTGTACTGTATCTATCTTGCTATAAAACCTTTCTAGTCTTATAGGTAAGGCAGATTTACAACCTATATCTTATGTCATGAAAGCCATCTTTAGAGTTAAAACCATCAAAACAAGCATTCCTTTATTGAAAAACACACAATAAAATAAATCTCTCAACCTTATAAAACGTGTGATAAAATATACAGTTTTGATCTTTACAAACGCATTCATGAAATAAATCAATAGAATCATTCATGGAAATCATTCATGGAATTCTTTATCAGGAGAATGCTGTTTCCAGTCCCATGGGAGGGTTATGGGGCTGGCGGCAGGTACTGATCAGATGGGACATAACACATCAGGTTGGATAACTGCACAAGCAGGTGAACAGAACCAGCACCTTGTAGTCTCCTGAATGGACTGGCGATGTCCTCATGATTGGGTCAGTGACATCTTCAtgtttctcctaaacggaaagtCATACTCGTGTACCCTGTAGGAGTGAGCGGCAGGCTGGGGCGTTGGCAGTGTCTTGGATAGATTCCTCTGGTCATTTGGCTCATGGGCAGCTTTGTAATACAACAGGAGAGGcagaataagagagagggagaaaccttTGAGACCACAACACCCATGATCCTCAGTGTGGACAGAGTGAGAAAGATGGAGCTGCTTCCTATAATGGACACATGGTGGCAACATCAGTTCACAAAAATGACAGAACCCATGGAAAACAGGCTTCTTCATGGAAAACAGGCTTCCTCATGGAATGGTGGGGTTCTTCTTCTACATTCAAAGATGCATCACAGTTCCTTTTATATCCAGAAGTAATAGGCAGTCATTTAAGTTGTCATTTTTGCAGGAAGCAGGAGAGCGTTGGCCAGAAAAACTAAATGGCAGATAGTCACTGAAAACTCCTGGCCCAGGAAAGCTTCCAAAAGCCTTACTGCCCGATGCCCTTGGCATTAACATTAGCCACCGCCAGATACAGGGCTTCCACCAGCCCTTGCAATTACCTTAGCAACCCCCAGATACCACAGGTTTAACAAAAGTGTTTCACTGACTTAACTCACCATGGGACCTTGACCATAACCACAAAACACACTCACAAATTTGCTGTCAAAAACATTCATTTTGGAATTATGTCCATATGAGCCATTAGCTCAACTGTAGAGGAAAGTTGATTATTCAAGTGGTAAAATAATTATGTAAACGAATTTCGAACAAATGGCTACCATTCCAAATGTGATGAAGAAGAAGATGCATACTGGAGCAAAGAGTTGCTGAACTAGTCTGCTAGTTGAGTTGGATGCCACCACATCAAGAGACTGCAGCTGGTGCCAATTCAGGCATATCTAACAAGAGTTAATGCAGAGAAGTCCAGACAGATAGACATACCAGGctaggccaggccaggccaggccaggcagcTGGGCCAGCAGTCCCAGTGTGAGTTGATGTAAGTGAAAAAGTTCCAAAGAACAACAATTTTGGTAAAGAAAATTCCTCCAACATACTGGTATCTCTTGGACTATTACTCAGTAAAATAATTGACTCAAATAGACTACTAGTAGTCATAATACAACATAGTTAAAATACAATAACATAGCTGTTTGTTAAAAAACATTAAATGGGGCCTGAAAAAGTGGTGGAATGTAAAGGGATCACTAATACTGGGTTAAGTTCAACTACAGTAGCAAGTTGAATCTGAATGGCGACTCATATGAGCGGAGGGTAGAAGAAAGCAGGACCCCCCCAGAAATTCATCAGTCCTCCCAAACAGAGTGGACCTGGGCTGGCCAGCCCCTCTAGTCAGAGACCAGTCCATCCAAACAGGACACCTCACCCACACCagcagaggtagggagggaggggattTGCCCCTGAACCCTGGACCCCCCTAGACCCCTCAACACACTGTAAGGTCCTTCCACTCCTTCTTCTCCCTGGCATTTAGCTTGCTCTCCTCTAGGACCGTGGCATTTAGCTTGCTCTTCTCTAGGACCGTGGCATTTAGCTTGCTCTCCTCTAGGACCGTGGCATTTAGCTTGCTCTTCTCTAGGACCGTGGCATTTAGCTTGCTCTCCTCTAGGACCGTGGCATTTAGCTTGCTCTCCTCTAGGACCATGGCATTTAGCTCGCTCTCCTCTAGGACCGTGGCATTTAGCTTGCTCTCCTCTAGGACCGTGGCATTTAGCTTGCTCTCCTCTAGGACCATGGCATTTAGCTTGCTCTTCTCTAGGACCGTGGCATTTAGCTTGCTCTCCTCTAGGACCGTGGCATTTAGCTTGCTCTCCTCTAGGACCGTGTCATTTAGCTTGCTCTTCTCTAGGACCGTGGCATTTAGCTTGCTCTCCTCTAGGACCGTGTCATTTAGCTTGCTCTCCTCTAGGACCGTGGCATTTAGCTCGCTCTCCTCTAGGACCGTGGCATTTAGCTCGCTCTCCTCTAGGACCATGGCATTTAGCTCGCTCTCCTCTAGGACCATGGCATTTAGCTTGCTCTCCTCTAGGATCGTGGCATTTAGCTCGCTCTCCTCTAGGACCCTGGCATTTAACTCTCTCTCCTGCAGTTCCCACCCCtgcagctctaggtctgtgttgGCGTGGCGGTTGAGTTTGCGGTACTTGAACACCACAAAGACGCAGAGCACCACCAGGACTATGGCGATGGCTGCCCCGATGGCTACAGCCAGCATGCCTATCTCAGAGACGGAGACTGGAGGGagcagcacaacacaacacaaacacagcaaTACATTAGCACTGACTGGCATTCCTCAATAACCCTTTACAAGTGTCTGGTAGACTTATATAGTACATTTTATCATAGAGTAGTTATTTGTGAACTTACATGAATTgtcaggctgactgactgactgactgacctttGTGGACGACCCTGAGGGTGACCTCTCCGTTGATGCCGTGGACATCGGGCAGGTTGCGAACCTGGCAGGTGTAGGTACCGTTGAAGGTGAAGGGAACGTCCTGGAGGCTGATGGAGGCGTCCTGTCTCAGGATGTCCCCCGACCACACCGCATGGCCCTTAAACCGCCCCTCTGTAGGGGGGTATGCTGTCTCCTGGTAGTAaaacacctgacacacacacacacacacgtttcaaAGAATACATACATGAATAAACATGACACACATTCACAGTGGTTCAAGAAACCTAAAGTGATGACTCAATAGACTCACTAGATTTTGATTTCACTCATTTAAGAACCTGTACTACAAAGGTGTGTTCCCATGTCTAACCCAGTCTTCCCCTAATTCAGACACATTCGCTGCATGTCTACTGTTAGTCCGGCTTCCAGTGTGGAAAGGTCACCCACCGACTCCTCGGCTCCCTGGCCCAAGGGACGGAAGTTCCAGGAGACAGTCACAGAGGAGAGGGACACGGGGTGTTTGGACTTAAAGATGCACTTCAGTCTCACTTCTGTC
It encodes:
- the LOC115154479 gene encoding uncharacterized protein LOC115154479: MYRTWLQFLALLGGFAVPGMLRVGGMEVFMSNEVEAVNGTEVRLKCIFKSKHPVSLSSVTVSWNFRPLGQGAEESVFYYQETAYPPTEGRFKGHAVWSGDILRQDASISLQDVPFTFNGTYTCQVRNLPDVHGINGEVTLRVVHKVSVSEIGMLAVAIGAAIAIVLVVLCVFVVFKYRKLNRHANTDLELQGWELQERELNARVLEESELNATILEESKLNAMVLEESELNAMVLEESELNATVLEESELNATVLEESKLNDTVLEESKLNATVLEKSKLNDTVLEESKLNATVLEESKLNATVLEKSKLNAMVLEESKLNATVLEESKLNATVLEESELNAMVLEESKLNATVLEESKLNATVLEKSKLNATVLEESKLNATVLEKSKLNATVLEESKLNAREKKEWKDLTVC